In Panicum virgatum strain AP13 chromosome 4N, P.virgatum_v5, whole genome shotgun sequence, a single window of DNA contains:
- the LOC120671134 gene encoding uncharacterized protein LOC120671134 isoform X2 codes for MGDSEQQDSTSHNPSHNSNAPLAIEPAPSKGKGQAASSSTKSTKRKAIEGYRFYYSERTGSSFIQTGQKRRVVSFGKSKSEAKATADGNASVVIETSAGGATSSARATINCKD; via the exons CAGCAGGACTCGACATCGCATAATCCTTCTCACAATAGTAATGCACCATTGGCCATTGAACCAGCACCATCTAAAGGAAAGGGTCAAGCTGCATCTTCGAGCACAAAGTCAACTAAAAGAAAGGCAATTGAGGGCTACAGATTTTATTATAGTGAAAGAactggttcatcatttattCAG acTGGTCAAAAGAGAAGAGTGGTGTCGTTTGGGAAGTCGAAGTCTGAAGCTAAAGCCACTGCTGATGGGAATGCATCTGTTGTCATTGAGACAAGTGCAGGTGGTGCCACCTCGTCTGCAAGAGCAACCATCAACTGCAAAGATTAA
- the LOC120671134 gene encoding uncharacterized protein LOC120671134 isoform X1 gives MSSRTRHRIILLTIVMHHWPLNQHHLKERVKLHLRAQSQLKERQLRATDFIIVKELVHHLFRLVKREEWCRLGSRSLKLKPLLMGMHLLSLRQVQVVPPRLQEQPSTAKIKSSSTSRGRPNKS, from the exons CAGCAGGACTCGACATCGCATAATCCTTCTCACAATAGTAATGCACCATTGGCCATTGAACCAGCACCATCTAAAGGAAAGGGTCAAGCTGCATCTTCGAGCACAAAGTCAACTAAAAGAAAGGCAATTGAGGGCTACAGATTTTATTATAGTGAAAGAactggttcatcatttattCAG acTGGTCAAAAGAGAAGAGTGGTGTCGTTTGGGAAGTCGAAGTCTGAAGCTAAAGCCACTGCTGATGGGAATGCATCTGTTGTCATTGAGACAAGTGCAGGTGGTGCCACCTCGTCTGCAAGAGCAACCATCAACTGCAAAGATTAAATCTAGTTCAACAAGCAGAGGAAGGCCAAATAAATCGTGA
- the LOC120671134 gene encoding uncharacterized protein LOC120671134 isoform X3 has protein sequence MGDSEQDSTSHNPSHNSNAPLAIEPAPSKGKGQAASSSTKSTKRKAIEGYRFYYSERTGSSFIQTGQKRRVVSFGKSKSEAKATADGNASVVIETSAGGATSSARATINCKD, from the exons CAGGACTCGACATCGCATAATCCTTCTCACAATAGTAATGCACCATTGGCCATTGAACCAGCACCATCTAAAGGAAAGGGTCAAGCTGCATCTTCGAGCACAAAGTCAACTAAAAGAAAGGCAATTGAGGGCTACAGATTTTATTATAGTGAAAGAactggttcatcatttattCAG acTGGTCAAAAGAGAAGAGTGGTGTCGTTTGGGAAGTCGAAGTCTGAAGCTAAAGCCACTGCTGATGGGAATGCATCTGTTGTCATTGAGACAAGTGCAGGTGGTGCCACCTCGTCTGCAAGAGCAACCATCAACTGCAAAGATTAA